In the genome of Candidatus Electrothrix rattekaaiensis, the window AGGAGGTGTAGTCGAGAAAATTATCGTCAAAGAGCTTATGGAGCTTGCCCTGACGTTTTTCTTGCTGCTCATCTGGAGCTGTTGCTTCAACAGTCTTTTGGGGTTCAGTCTTTTTGGGTTCACTCGTCATGTCATCACCTGTGGTTTAACTCATGGATGAGGCGCAGGCCGGTCAAGGTCAGGAGTGGATCAATGGTCGTGATGGATGAGCAATAGGGGGCGATCATCTCTGCCATGCCTCCAGTGGCGATGATATTGATTTCCTCATTCTCCCGCTGCATTTCTTTGAGCAAGAGACTGGTCATCCGATCAATCATACCGCCAAAGCCGTGCAGCATTCCAGAACTGATCGCATCAACCGTATTGGTACCGATGACTGGAACAGGTTTTCGGTCCAGGTCTATCCGAGGCAATTTAGCGGTTTTGCCTGCAAGGGCATCAAGGGATATGCCGATACCCGGATGGATGGTGCCACCGAGATATTCCCCTTTTTTGCTGACACAGTCAAAGGTGATGGCTGTGCCGAAATCGATAGCCAAGAGAGCGGTTTTGAAATAATCCCAGGCCGCCACTGCATTGACAATTCTGTCTGCACCCACTTCAGCAGGGCTTTCTGTTCGAATAATGATGCCGGTGTTTGTCTTGTGGGAAACCGCTATAGGCGAGGGGATGCAACTGGTAAGATATTTTTCTGCAAAATTTAGCCAGCTGGTTTCCAGAGTGGGGACGACCGAGCTAACAATGAACGCAGTAATGTCCTCTTTTTGGATTCCATCCATCTGAAAGAGGGAGTGGTAGCGGATGGCCAGCTCATCGGCTGTTTTGTCCCGATCTGATTTTAACCGCCATTGATGGATCAGGTTTTGACCATAGAAAACACCGCTGACAGTGTGTGAATTGCCTACATCGACAGTAAGGAGCATAGACATAGATTGTGCAGAGATAGAGAGTTATGTTGGAAATCAAGAGTTGTACTCGGAAATGATTATCAAAAAAAAGTACTTCTGTCAAACCATGTTGCTTCTTCGATTCATTTCTTGCCCAGTTAACTCGTTTAAACCAGTTTAAGGAGAAAGAAGAAGAGAGGGGGCTTCAGTCGTCCCTGTCGGGCAGATTCTCCTTGTTTTGCCAAGGTAATATTGTTAGATATTCCTCCCTAAGATTCTCTGTCATAAGTCGGATGGCGTAGGAGTAGGAGCACGGCACGCCGTGC includes:
- a CDS encoding type III pantothenate kinase, which codes for MSMLLTVDVGNSHTVSGVFYGQNLIHQWRLKSDRDKTADELAIRYHSLFQMDGIQKEDITAFIVSSVVPTLETSWLNFAEKYLTSCIPSPIAVSHKTNTGIIIRTESPAEVGADRIVNAVAAWDYFKTALLAIDFGTAITFDCVSKKGEYLGGTIHPGIGISLDALAGKTAKLPRIDLDRKPVPVIGTNTVDAISSGMLHGFGGMIDRMTSLLLKEMQRENEEINIIATGGMAEMIAPYCSSITTIDPLLTLTGLRLIHELNHR